In Lactuca sativa cultivar Salinas chromosome 5, Lsat_Salinas_v11, whole genome shotgun sequence, the DNA window TTGGAAACAAATGTTTTGGAAATCTATGGAACATGTAATTGGTCcgattaattaaaaaaatcctTGTAAAAAGTTGGttcgttacaaattggtatcagagccttggtttgagagattcggacaCATCCTcaggtgtgtcaggactcaaactgaggaggtggtaaaatgttttcaaaagtgacttaaaaagggttttaagcctaaaagaggagagtgcaacgcgcgtgatcagccgagccaagtaagtagttcccaaTTTAATTAGCCATGTTATGCTGATAATGAGCTCTGTCGATTATAtgaaattgctaagtgtatgttcaAAAAATTTATACGGTTAGGAGTTGATAGCCTCAGAATGGgtaatttagccttatttccttttccttgtttggatgtggtcttagggtagaatctCTTATTCCAAGttctatttgatcctttatgtGAATAATTTGCATGCCTTATAGCAACCTGCAGTGATTGGTATGATTGTTTTGAGTAAGACAATCATAGGGTGTCCAGGGATTGATTCATGCGAGGACTGTGAGTCATGGCTTTGCGGATGTGATAGATTTGGAAGTACTTGGTAAATCAGCAGGGAAaggtacgggtaggtgtggatggtagtattgggcccatactattggaagcacaGGAACCGTACCCAAACCCATGTTCCACCTAGGAATTCCAAAGGAGCGCGGTATGGAAGTAATCTCATTATGGGTATCCTGATCTTTGTGTTTTGTGTTATGGCAGTTCAACATGGTGGTTACGCGAtttggagcagggggatcaggatTTGGATCGGGATCGGGATCGGGATCCGGGGCTGGGTCAGGCGGCCCTACTGGTGGTATTGATGAGAGGCTGCGTGAGTTGATTGCGgccgaggttacgaggggcatccttaacgctaccccagtcatctttgggacggtcaaggagagcatgatggagatcatggaggagagtcATAGAGCATTCAGGGCCGATATTTCTGCGGGCTAGGGTGGAGCTCGAACCCCCTCATttagggagttcaaggcatgtggagctccaaaaTTTTCTGGGGCCAGGGATCCCATTGTGAGTAGACGCTGGGTAGCAGACATTGAGAATGCTTAGCGCACGAGTTCTTGCCCGGAGGAGGCGAAGGTTGGATTTGATTCCTGTATGCTGagggacagggcacgagattggtggggcgAGGTTACTAGTCAGGTAGGAGCAGCCGGTGTGGCTAGTATGTCGTGGGCTGAGTTTGTTCAACGTTTTGCTCGGGAGTTTGCACCgcctattgaggtgcaacgaatggtgagggagtttcatgatttacagcagaccactgagactgtggcagagatcaccgccaatttTCAAGAGCGAGCCTTACTGATTCCTCAGTATGCGATAGATgtggacatgaggaggacccgatatCACTCTATGCTGAGGGAGGACATTCGGGAatttgtgagctttacagggtgcaaaaccctgaatgaaaTGGTTGAGAAGGCCCGTGAGAGGGAAATGGAGTTGGAGACCCGCACGAAGCGGAAGACCGAGTAGGTACAGGCAGTGGGGGCTCAGGCTATgaagcctaagacctctgattcttcgggtaagggccagcagggccgaggccggtgtgccaagtgtgggagatttCATAGTGGGGCTTGTCAGACAGCCGGGATGTCAGGATGTTATTCGTGTGGCCAACAGGGCCACTTgagtaaggattgccccaagaagggcttgatatgttttcattgcaaccagacaggccataaaaaggccgattgtcaAAGGTTGGAGGGAGGGGGAGGAGGATCTGTGGTGGCACCCGCGCCCgccactatgaggattactgatggccgccctAAGGCGGAAACTCCAACGGTGAAGAGTCGCGCGTTCCAGCTGACTACCGAAGAGGCTCGAGCAGCACcagacgtcgtggctggtatgtgttcATTATTCTCTGTCTCTTTTATGCTGAATGTTTATATGTAAGTTTTTatgcttgtatagggacctttctgGTCAATGGTATGCCGGCCCATGTCTTGTTCGATTCGGGAGCTACCCGATCTTTtatgtctcttgcgcttagcaagaagttccgaGACGCACCGGGGACTCTAGATACCCTGCTCGAGGTGGAGATTGCAGATGATCGCACTGTGAGTGATGCAAGGGTGTGTCAGGATTGTGTCCTGAATATGCATGGCGAAAGGTTTTGCGTTGATTTGGTCCCCATACCATTGCGAGGGTTGAAGGTGATTATTGGAATGGACTGGCTGGGGGCCAAAGGGGCCATGTTCGATTGTGAGCGGCAGTTAGTCCAGGTTCGAACCccaagggggggggggagaactggttatccttGGCGAGAGGGCCTCGCAGGGCCCGACCCTCTGTTCGGCTGCGAGGGCGAGGAGGTTTTTACAGCAGGGCTGCATGGGATTTTTGGCCTATGTTTTAGATACGCGGGTGGAGGCAGTGACAGATATCGATAATGTACCAGTGGTGCTGGACTTTCGGGACGTTTTCCCCgaagagttacccggagtgcctccggaaaGACAGGTGGAGTTTCGAATCGATTTGGTACCGGGTGCCaccccgatagcaaaggcaccatatcggctggcaccacccgagatgcaggaattgtctgcACAACTCGAAGAGCtactagaccgagggttcatccGTCCGAGTAGTTCTTCGTGGAGAGCTCCGATCCTTTTCGTggaaaagaaggacgggtcgcacaggatgtgcatcgattatagagagctaaATAAGCTGACTGTGAAGAACCGCTATCCCTTGATTAGGATTGACGATtcgtttgatcagcttcagggggcATCGTGGTTCTCTAAAATTGATcttcggtcagggtatcatcaaatgaggaTTCAGGATGAGGACGTACCGAAGATATCTTTCaggactcattatgggcattacgagttcgtggtgatgccatttggactcaccaatgctccggccgcgttcatggatctcatgaaccgagtgtgcaggccgatgctggatcagtcggtgattgtttttattgatgatatcctggtctactcTAAGACCAGGGAACAGCACAAGcggcatttgagagaggtgttggagaccttgaggatggagaagttgtatgcgaagttctccaagtgtgaaatTTGATTGCAGGAGGTACAATTTTTGGGTCATGTCATCAATCAAGAAGGTATTTTGGTTGACCTAGCGAAGGTGGAAGCTGTGATGCGATGGGAAGTACCGAGGAATGTCTCCgagattcgtagcttcttgggcttagcgggttattaccagagatttatccaggatttctccaagactgTTGTGCCATTGAaccgtttgaccaagaagaatgtggcgTTTCAATGAGGTGAGGACCAGTGGagggcttttgagaccctgagacggAAATTATGCGAGGCTCCAATCCTAGTATTGCcggagggattggatgatttcgtggtatattgtgatgcatcgatttcagggttgggtgcagtactgatgcagagggggcacatgatcgcatatgcctcgaggcagttgaagcctcacgaggcaaattaccccatgcatgatctggaattgggggcaatggtgtttgccctcaaaatttggaggcattatttgtatggggtgaaATTCGTTTTgtataccgatcacaagagtttgaagtatttgaaggactatgattgcaagatcctataccatccggggaaggccaatgtagtggccggtGCATTGAGTCGTAAGGCGACAGGGTCGCCAACCAGGGGTATTTGTATGAGGGTGACGGTAAGTCCACCCTCGATAGACATGATTCgagaggctcaggtcgagggggtgaagaaagagaattggaaaCTGGAAAGAATTCGGGGGcagtatcctttgtttgttaaggatagtcgcgGTTTATTGACACAGTGTGGCTGAGTATGGGTGCCGATGTCAGGGGGAGTGATGCAGAGACTGTTATGCGCATAAGTCCAAATTTTCTATACATCTAGGTGCagcaaaaatgtatagggatttgaggcttagctattggtggccctgcatgaagcgagagatcgtcgggtatgtggagcggtgtctaacctgcaggaaggtcaaggccgagcatcagcgacctcatggcaaggttcagccattacccattcccatgtggaagtaggaagagatcactatggatttcatcaccaagctaccaCGGACAACGAGGGGAGTAGATGCCATATGGGTAATCGTGGAtagactgacgaagagtgctcatttcattcCGATCCCCGAGAGTATATCTACGGAGAAGTTGGCGGGCatttatgttcgagaggtggtggctaggcacggggtgccggtatcagtggtttcagacagagatgttcggtttacatccaggttttgggggaagttccacaaggaactggGTACCCAGCTGCACTTTAGTACGACATATCACCCCTAGACTGACGGCCAGAGTGAGGGGACGatccagacactcgaggatatgccGAGGGTATGTATACTGgatttcggaggaagttgggatacgtatctcctactggcagagttttcgtacaataacatctatcatgccagtattgaccgggcaccatttgagatgttatatgggcggaggtgcaggaccccagtgTGTTGGGACGAAGTTGGGCATTGGGTTTTGGGAAGCACGGAGGTGGTACTCGAGACCACTAGATTGATTCAGCAGGTATGCGACCGGTTGCGGGTCGCGTAGagccgtcagaagagctatgctgaccgaTGACAATCAGATCTCGAATTTCAGGAGGGAGACTTTGTCTTACTGAAGGTGTCGCCCTGGAAAGGGATTATCCGGTTCagcaagaggggcaaattggggcctcgGTTCATAGGTCCGTTCAGGATCAtagctcgggtgggcaaggtgaaATATCGATTAGAGCTtccagaggagcttagtcggattcacaacactttccatgtgtcccaGCTTCAGAAGTGTGTTGACGACGAGTCCTCAGTCATATCCTTGGACGACATTTAGTTGGatgggagcctgaattatgtcgagagaccagtggcaactTTAGACAAGAAGACAAAGAAGCTCCGGAATAAGGAAgtgaagttggtaaaggtgcaatggcagcatcgaaagggttccgaatggacctGGGAATCGGTTATTGAATGTCGCttataggcagttgagttggagcagCTCGTGGGGTATTTTGGTCGCAAAGTGTCAGTTCATCATTCgtgtcaggtgagtctcctcaccatatgggtctaaggcaccaaggccggcccattatgtgattatgataaATGTGTTAGACGTTCTGTGTTTGCTATGGTATGTGATTACATGTGGTATGAAGACCAcgaggggagcccgtggcattggatgtaagaccatgtggggtatccCATGGCGGTACtaggttaagaccatgtggggtagcccatgacattggatgtaagaccatgtgggggagcccatggcagtcctaggtaaagaccatgtggggtagcccatggtactGTTAtaggtttatgtatgcatggcttacgtgatatgtgtgtagcttttatagctagcaggatatgtgatatgtggattgtgtgtgtggtatgctctgggaaactcactaagcatttctctTACAAGTTGttgattgttttaggtactttggagcctaagggcaagggcaaggcgtgatgacgtggcgtgTACTCTACCTATCTTTAGATGTCTGGGAATCTCTGATGTTTTCAAAAAGGACAACAATGATGTACTAATTGTGAATTGGAAACAAATGTTTTGGAAATCTATGGAATATGTAATTGGTCcatttaattaaaacaaaaaaaatccttGTAAAAAGTTGGCTCGTTACAgatgttatgttgaaatgattcaacataaggaaattctatatgtggAACGATTATCAGTTCTAACAGGTGTAAAGGCGTACAAGTTGCCTTTTGTATTTGCGCTTACCAATTGAGGCTACGATGTCATGGTTTTTAGGATGGTAAAGTGTCATAAATATATTTAAACAAAGGCTTTCTTCCTGGAAAATCAAGTTACTTTCTACTAGGGGTCGATTTATGCTTTTAAACTCGGCGTTGGGATGCCTATGTATTTATTATATGTCATTATTTTGCATGCATGGTGTTGTCAATAAATATCTAGAGAAATTGAGAGATATGTTTTTTTGGGGTGAGGACGAAGGTGATAGAAAACTTCATTGGATTAATTGGGATGTTGTATTGGCTAATCAAATTAAAGATGGTTTGGATATTGGATCTTTAGATACGTTTAATAAGGACCTTTTAATCAAATGGAAATGGCGTTTCTCAACAATAATATGTCTTCATGTATGAGAGGGGGGATTTGGATCGAGTCTGGTTAGAGATATGTCGACTAAGGGGGTTTGGTCCAAGATTATTAAATTGGTACAATCAACCAATCGCATGAATTTGAGATTATTATTAATAATGTCATTAAAGGGTTATTGGAGATAGGTCTTCTATGTTATCAATGGATAGGAGACAACACTTTGATGAGATAATTTCCAAGATTGTATGTTTTGGAATCGATAAAAGATTGTATTATAAACGATAGATGGAATGTAGTCACGTGGGAGTAGGATTGGACTAGGTCGATTATTACATGAACTCTTATTTCTCTTTTTCAACGGTTAAGTGAGTTACTTCTTAGTTGCACTTTACGAGTTTAAAAGATAGGTGGGTTTGGAATTCTAGTGTCAATGATAGTTCCATGGTTTCGGAAGTTAGAAGAGGTATAGACAATTATATTCTCCCGGAAGGTACCATTCCTACAAGGTGTAATAAGTTCATTCCAAGTAAAGTAAACATTTTTAATTGGCGAAACGGGCGAACAAGACTTCCTACTAGGTTAAACTTGGATTTGAAAGGCGTGGATATTCTAACTATTGGGTGTGGCATATGCATTTTAGATATCGAAGATAACACTCATGTTTTCATTTAATGTCAAGTGGCGTTGGATCTTTAGAGATTTATTGGAAAGTGGTGTGAATCATTTAGGTTTTTATGAATCTCGAAGATGTTATTCTTTGGATTGACCTGGTTACTCTTTCCAATATGAAAAGAACAAGTCTCGATTCTATATATAGTCATGATCATGTGGTGGAGCCTTTAGAACTTTCGAAATGCAATAGTTTTTAGTGATCAATGTTAGAAGAAATTAGTTGGTTGATATATTGATTGACTATTCATATATTACTCATATATTACGTTTGTTAATAAGAATACCTCACCAACTAGCTAATCAGACGCGAGCCCCTCCTCAAGCAGATTCCTCCTTTTGCTCCTCAGCCTATGGGGTATTAGCAACTGTTTCCAGCTGTTGTTCCCCTCCCATAGGTAGATTCTTACGCGTTACTCACCCGTCCGCCACTGGAAACACCACTTCCGAATTAACTTTTTCGTGTCCTTGGTTTGTCCTACATGGATGAAAGTATACATCTAACTCCTTTTTTTCTTTATattaacaaaataataaattcaaattaATTTAATATGATAGAATATAACTATTACATTTAACCCCTTACATGATTTAGTACAACCTTTTCCATAAGAAATTTATGGATTCTCTTGTTCTCTTACTACTTCTCTTGAGAATACACAAAGTAACAAAGCTTTTTTTAAGTAGGGACACAAATCCTACCTAGTAATATGAGCAATAAATGAATCTATCTCCATGCCTGTTACTCCACCTTTTTCTACCGACCGCCTAACATCATTGCCAAGTTTAGCAGCTCTCTTCCTTATGGCATCTCCCTCATCAGAAGCCATCAATTTCCGAATACTTGTTTCAATAGTTGAAGACGTTACTAGCTCACCACGAAGCTCCCAATCCCTTACGCTTATGCCAGTCTTTAGCACCTCTGTTACTAGTACAGCATTTCTTGGTTGATCTGAATGCATTGGCCATGTAGCCATAGGGACTCCCATGGTGATGCTCTCCATACTCGAGTTCCAGCCACAGTGACTCATAAATCCACCTGTTGAAGGGTGAGCCAGTATCTCTAATTGGGGTGCCCATTCTCTCACCACCAATCCTTTTTCTTGAAGTCGCTCTTCAAATCCTTTAGGCAATTCAACTCTCCTAACTTCACCATTAAAAATATCTCCTTTATCAGCATCTCGTATAACCCAAATAAACTTTTGTTTGCTTTTCTCTAAACCATTAGCTAGTTCTCGGATCTCATCATCGGACAATGAAGTTGTTGTGCCAAAAGAAACATATATCACGGAGTCTTGAGCTTGTTTGTCAAGCCATTCTAGCGACATGTGACGTTTCCCAAGGTTTTCTTTATCGCTTATGGCCACCGGATTAAAAGGACCCATAGCCCATTGCTTTGTATTTCCAGACAatccttctttcgcaagaaagtcGATGAATTTCCTATCGAAAACATTGCATGTGTCATGAAGATTTCCCGAATTAAACGTATTGCAGACTTGATGACTCATAATGAATTCTATAAATTCTGCTGGTATGGTACCTTCAAAAGCAGGGACCTTTGTGAGTTGCTTATATGATTCATCATCATCCTCTAAGCATGGTTTTCCTTTCTCTTCCCACAAGTACGAGAACGTGGTAAAAGCCGAAGCACAATGGAAGACATAAGCTTCTGCATTTTCATATGAAACTACATCTTGAACGACTGTGCTCATTAGATAGTCATGAATGATGATAACTCGCCTGGTTGTCGGAGCAATATCAGCCAATAGCTTTGCAAAAGGTTCACGAAGATGAGATGGTAGATGGAATGATGGAAGAAGGTGTGAAGGGAATTTGTCGGAAGCATTAGGGTCTGGAGGAGGGGATTCGAAGTTGGGTGTCTCAAATTCATGGAAATGAATATTAGTGGCGGAGGTGGGATCCCAACCATGGATACGAAGCTTTGCTTGGCGATTGTGGGTGGTGGTGCCGACGATATGGATTGGTAGATTATAAGAGGAAAGAAGACGGGAGAGGTGGAGGAGTTGGTTGAGATGACCTTGTGCTACAAATGGCACCACTAACACCACCATTTCTTTCGTTTCCATGTTGATTATAAGTAGGTTATCAAGTTTTTGTGATTGTtgcatatttatatatgaatatgtaATGGTTTTAGTTATGAAGCCATGAAGATGTCATCAATGACATGTTGAATTAACGACAAAAGTTTTGCCGTCTTAAGTTCTTGATGTCTTCTAGAAACATTAACATTACAAATGATACTTGACAAGGAGATAAGTTTAATTTACCTTAAAATATTAGTATTAATTAATGTAAACGTCAGTACATATGGAAAATCAAATTGGCGTTTGCCTTGTGTCTATTACCTATCCGTGAGCAAGACATTTTTGtcttatatttgataaaaacaaaATTGTTAATTTATGTAATAAAGTGTattctttaaaataaaaataagtatACATCAAATAGGGGCCAGATTCTTCCACCAGAAGATTTTTATTCTGAAAATTTTATGAATTGACAAATATACCTTTCCCTTGCACTGAACCTTAATATTGAAGAGAGAGAGATCTATCTATGATTTGTTTCAAAGCGACAcgacttctccttcttcacctgcGTCTAC includes these proteins:
- the LOC111920583 gene encoding zeatin O-xylosyltransferase; protein product: MQQSQKLDNLLIINMETKEMVVLVVPFVAQGHLNQLLHLSRLLSSYNLPIHIVGTTTHNRQAKLRIHGWDPTSATNIHFHEFETPNFESPPPDPNASDKFPSHLLPSFHLPSHLREPFAKLLADIAPTTRRVIIIHDYLMSTVVQDVVSYENAEAYVFHCASAFTTFSYLWEEKGKPCLEDDDESYKQLTKVPAFEGTIPAEFIEFIMSHQVCNTFNSGNLHDTCNVFDRKFIDFLAKEGLSGNTKQWAMGPFNPVAISDKENLGKRHMSLEWLDKQAQDSVIYVSFGTTTSLSDDEIRELANGLEKSKQKFIWVIRDADKGDIFNGEVRRVELPKGFEERLQEKGLVVREWAPQLEILAHPSTGGFMSHCGWNSSMESITMGVPMATWPMHSDQPRNAVLVTEVLKTGISVRDWELRGELVTSSTIETSIRKLMASDEGDAIRKRAAKLGNDVRRSVEKGGVTGMEIDSFIAHITR